One Dunckerocampus dactyliophorus isolate RoL2022-P2 chromosome 15, RoL_Ddac_1.1, whole genome shotgun sequence genomic window, TTTCCTTACCAATCCAGGAACATCAAGgaagcgagggaacacattAAGGACAGACGATGATACATCTTCTGCTGATACTGGAAAGTTGCTCTCATCTTCTTTGACCACGGATTCTCGGTTGAATGTCTTATTGTAGATAGTGCCTCCCTGCACTCCTCAGCAAACAGCTGTTGACCAGTTAACAGATGTTCTCCTCtggtttttggaccatcctgaagACAGTCTTGGAACAACTTTGAGAGCCAGGAGAAGTGtaggacacaacagtgactgggtggagagCAAGGATCAACCAACCTTACGATTtgtggacgacctgctctacctcctgagccactgccgctaaGCTAAGCATCCTATGAACATATTTGAAACAAGATTTTAATACAAACACacctaaaggaaaaacaaaaacagtacttTGGGTTTTACATGAAAAGACACGTACATATCCAGGTTTGGAGAATGGATCTTTGAggaaaacaagtcacaattCTCAGGGCGTAATTTGTCATCACACATGATGGCGGAACCCTCCTTTCAAAACACGTCATCGTTAATGATCACAGATAGAACCATTCCCACACTACATGGTCTTACTGCCGTTGATGAGTCAGGAATGACTGTTCTAATGGAAAGGGGGAAGTGACCCACGCAGCTCCATCATATCTGCAACCAGGATGTTCACCATGCGTTTACACGTTGCATCAGGTCGTGTTTTAGTCTTGTTGCACTCCTTGAAGATTTCCTCACCTTTTGGATTGGCCCTCAAACCACCACCAACTTtctgccaaaaatattaaaaatgaaatagtgtgttcatgggaattcaagaggatttttaaataaaacaaggtCGTGCATATAAAcactttacattcatttactcaaAGCTTACCTGTCTGGCTTCATCCTGATccattggttctgttgggtTCCTCCTCCTTGTGGGCTGAAGGATAAATTGTCAAACCTGATGAATGGATGTAGCAGGCAAGAGTGGAGACTCGCCACCAACTGGCGATAACTGGGGTGAAGCTGGGGATAGTGGAGTCTGCTTCATCTCCAGTCAAATGAATCTCTTACTCTACAAAACAGTACAAAACACTAATttcaactaaaacaaaaaaaataattttggggAATTTCAACCTATGGAAAAGGGGCTAAAAATTGaatatcaaatgaaaatactgtctcactttacaataaggtacacaaaatgacagtcgTGCAGGATGAGGAACAAAcctatctaaccctaaccactactcattagttcttcattagtttcttagtaactactctaaatgtatgtgttttagttcctcagtaactcctCTGCTCATTGGTTCCTTTTTAGTTCATTAGATCCTCTACTACTGTAAATTTGTGCTTTAgtaattagttcctcagtaactactgtatttttgtgtaccttaaagtgagaccaaaaatacattttgaggcCTCAAAGATCACGACAACAATATCTCATTTGGACAAAGCCAAGGTACCTGATGGGTCCACACTGCCTGTGATATCTAAACCACCTCATGCATTTTCAAACGTTTTCACATCCTTACCTGTCACTGATAAAAGGACCTTGAAAGTCAAAACACCTGACTTGACAAGCTCATCAAAGACATCTCCATCCACCTctgagaataaaaataaataaaatattttaaaaatcctacttaatataataaaataaatatggaaaagCCACAGTTGCAGGGCTTATTATgccttgataaaaaaaaaagatattacttACCACATTCATGTAAGACTCAAGCAAAGGTTTTCTGTGaaccaagaagaaaaataaagatgcatcattctaaaaaaaaaaaaatgtacttcacttccaacacatgcctgacaattatttttaagttaaagtaacaattagagttgccaaccttgatatcttgtatcttgtacagCATATCAAGTCCTTTGCTGGGGGCCAGCAGGCCTACGTGTGGGGGCTCCTCCTGCCAATTAGCTAGTTAGCCATTAGCTCATTCAAAATGAAGACATAACGTAGCGTTCACTTACTTTGCCAAATGTTGCACAGGCAGTGCCGATTCAGCTCACAGCAACACTTCATAGAAAATATAACTTAGCAAAAACacgagctaacattagcaaaggcCTTGGGTGGAAACAGCTGCCTCAGTTTATTAGTCTTAAATATCACACCAAAAACTAACGTTTTTTATGTGTAAACAAGGTACAACACAATTCATTAGTTCATCTATTTAAACGTTTACTTACCTACTGATGCAAAATGATTCCTAATTGTCAACTTCTTCCATCTGCTTTTCATTTCAGCAACGTGAAGTGAGGGGTGGAGTCTAAATGAACTGTCCGTGGGCGGAGCTTAAGACACGTGAACACTGTTAGGTGTAAAATGGAGTGTGGAAGTGttgaatgtctttattgtgacaccaacaagatttgaacattttcacaCTCCATTTTAAGTACAACATTTTCATGAACCAgtgttaaatttaacatttttaagaaaatgcagtgttagATCAACTCCAAATAGTGCAAGATTGACACTCCAACTTCAAGATTCTCATCAACACCAAAAAATTTACACTCCTCAATTTGCTGTGTGGGCTGCAACACGACATCCCCTTCTTGACCTCAGATGAATTTACTATAATTGGAGGATGCCTTTCTTTACCGTCTCCATTCCACGATGCCACTGTAGAGCTCTCAGCAGAGGAAAATGTGTCTGCCTCAAAAGTTGTACCCCTCATGAAAATGCTGGTACAAACACTTCAGGAGGAGGTAACAAAGCCAGCACCTGCAGTGGCACTGAAAACGGGTGACGTTGCAGTCGATGAGCATCATGTCACTGGCCACGTTTCTGGACCCCCGCTTTAAAGTAATCGGATTTTTCAGCCAAACAAAAGCAACAGAGGCAATAAAGCGACTGACCTCATAGTGTGCCACCACGATAAGACCTAAACAAAACAGAGAAAATTCCCCAGGCTTCCACCTCTCGTGATGTCACTGGAGGTAAtctattattttacattttgagatcatttattcttattagAACACTTACTAACATGATCTGtggtttctttttaggaagcAGTGGCATCGTCTGGACACCAGTGTCATGGAAGCAAGGAAAACCCAAAATGTAAGTGCAGATGCCTATGTGGAGGTCCAGCGGGACCTTTCAGAACCAAATATCAGTAGGCTGGAAAACCTTCTGGTGTACTGGGAGAGGCAAAAACCGTTGTACCCACAtttatattgtatgtactttatttatcccacagcggggaaatttacttgttacagcagcaagcaagcaagacaagtaaagagaacagtaaagtaaagcactacaacatggttcaggtggtgcaggtgttgtagagcctgacagcggtcggtatgaaggacctgcggaacctctccttcttacaccgtgggtgtaacagtctgctgctgaaggagctgcccagggaaacaacagtgtcatgtagcgggtgagaggtgttgtccgtgatggatgtcagcttagccaacatccttctctcccccacatcctccacggagtccagaggaccttccaggacagagctcgctctcctgatcagtctattgatcctgctcctgtccctgtccgtgctgccccctctccagcagcccacagcatagaagatggctgaggccaccacagagtcataaaaggtccgtaaaagagtcctgcacacaccaaaggacctcagtctcctcagcaggtggaggcgactctggcccttcttgtagagggcgtgggtgttgacggaccagtccagtttgttggtaaggtgaacacccaggaatttgtagctgtctaccaactctatgtccgctccctggatgttcaccggtgtgaagtgagatgttttcctctggaagttaatgatcatctcctttgtcttgctggtgttgagttgtagctggttaagctcactccagctgacaaagtccctgatgaccgtcctgtattccgttcccctctgaaacacaaccaacgatggctgtgtcatcggagaacttctggatgtgacactgtgtggagttgtgtgtgaagtccgaggtgtagagggtgaagaggaaaggggagagcaccgtaccctgaggggcacctgtgctgcagagtaccatgtcagacacacagtgacggagcctcacgtactgtgttggtgaggtagtctataacccatgcagtcaggtgttggtctactcccacactctccatcttcactctgagtagtgacggctggatggtgttgaaggcactggagaagtcaaaaaacatgaccctcacagcgctcccgctgtcctccaggtgtagcagtgatctgtgcagcaggtagatcactgcgtcgtccactccgatccgaggccggtaagcaaactgcagggggtccagctgagtgcccaccaggggtcgcaggtgctgcaggataatcctctccatggtcttcatcaggtgagaggtcaaggcaacaggcctgaagtggttaggctccttgggatgCGGTGTCTTTATATAAACTggcaattacatttttgtgcacGCCAGCGTCTTCTGTCCcctgtgaaaaggtgttttcaAAGGCTGGAgaagttgtttaaaaaaaaagaaatcgtttaaaaccaaaaactgTTGAGAAAGTGTTATTCGTTCATAAAAAGGAATGAAATCTCCCCTGTCCCGTACATCATTGTCCTCATTACACAGGCATATTTAGTACTTCTTCATAGTTCCACAAGCACTTCCAATGTCCTCTGCCTGCCATCTTTCTGAAGTGGCAGAAAAACATGATGACACAACCCGCCATGTCATATGATAGTACCATTTGATacacaaaatgtacacaaacacaatacattCAACAACTATTTTATTCTACACACATGTGGTCATTTATGTGAAGACATGATTTAGtcagtttttgttattcatgGACACAAAAAGTCAATGAACCCTACACAATGTGTTTCAGATACAGCTGTCTGTATTATACACGTGGCCAGTAGGTGGTTTCGTGTGCACATGGAGCTTCGAGAAATGAACCCTTTCTCGAACCAGTTGGCTCACGTGGTTCGATGCCTCGTGAAGCTTCATCATGAAGTCAAGGACAATAAgtagttttgtttagttttcctggaaaactaaacaaaactacTTACTACACCACGGCAGGAAACAGCAGAACAAAAGCACAATGCTTGTTGCAGGAAAAGGGCTGAGAACAATCTGGCACAGGAGTGTTCGCTTCCCATGGTTTTAGAGCAGATCAGGTGATTGCTTGCAGGCGTGTGTGTCGCCAGCTCAGCCTCAACAAGGCAGCATGCACTTAAACAGACAgacagcaggcggcagcagagcgacaacacagatCATGACACATTTGAAtaaactaaaggtacctttgtgtgggcaaatataacaatgacaacaaaaatagctcataagagttacatattttggcagtacaatgctatagctactcATGTCAGAACtggagtgattttggttatcatcaagaaaagcatAGTAGGtggtagatatcagctcttaaatgaaactcttctgagctatatttgttatcatcatgaaacaaatgtacctttagttgtaccaggcattcaaatggagtTTTTGTGCACTACTTTGTTCTCTAtagctgatgtcatgtgatttactcctgtgtgggatcaataaagttgtttatcttagccatctgagaagatcatgtacattgtttttggtgcctagctGTTTCACAaatgtattagtgtgtgtgtgaatgtataaacgaggcATTCACTTCcatgtctttgtagaaaggcgctttgtgaaagtaagtacatttacatttatttatatttattcatttacatcGCAGCCTTGACCCAtacaatatggcggcgacgttgacgtacggctcagcgctcaTATGTCTACGCTGTTGGGAATAATTCTACCACCAGGGGGCGTCAGGTAACACAACCACGCTATTTGAGTGAGCTAACTGTGCGTGTGCGTCCTGTGTTGAGTGTTTGCGCCGAGTCACCGCTTCAACAACCTGTTGAATGTGGGGCTCGTCTAAACTCCGCCCCTACCGGCCTGACCCGAGTTAGAGAAGGAGCGCTCACCAGAGGCTCGTCTGCACGCGCCGCTGTCACATCGTGGTTGTGGACACGCGCAGGTAACGGTCGCGTCTTGACGTCACTGAAAATTATCAGTTGATTGATTGACTTTTTGTGTTTGACTGGAAAGTTCTTGGTcatgggtgggtgtgtgtgtatgtgtttaaagTCAAGGACAGCGAAAAGTTCAAAAATTCGGTTAAAGTGTCACAGAAAAGAAGTTGTTGTGGTTAGCTGTTAGCTCTTTGTTACTTTACTTCTCACcatttatttttgacagcctcaCCAAactgacacttgaaaaatgcCAATTTATGAACCCGGGATCATTTTATTCTGCTTTGTAGGCATGTTACcactcatcctcatcctcatcctcacctcctcctccatgATGTTGGAGTATCGTTACCACAGCAACAGTGAGATGGAGCATTACCTCCACCAAATCAACGCCTCTAACCCTGACATCGCTCACCTGTACACCATTGGCCGCTCAGTTgcaggtaaacacacacaagcatcaggtCTCAGGTGGCTGCTGCCACGACGACCATGACACCGACTGTGTGGTTTGTGTGATCATACAACGCAACCATAAACTCTGGATAATCTAATGCGGGACGTCCTAATCTGGCCAATCACACACACGCTGGAGACATGCCAGTTGGTGTCCTGGATTAACTCAGATtagctgtctgtgtgtgtgtgacaaaaagCATAGGATGACTTgacatggatgtgtgtgtgtcaggtcaGCAGCTGTGGGTGTTGGCTTTGGGTCTGAGCCCCGGCCATCACACTGTTGGCATCCCCGAGTTCaagtatgtggccaacatgcatgGCAACGAGGTgaggcagcacacacacacactcacggaCCCTCCGTGCTGACAGGGACTCAGCCTGAAAGGAGATCAACAAAAGCCATTCACAGTCAAACACACTCTCAAACACACTCCATGCACACTGCTgtattcattgtgtgtgtgtggtttcaaCAATTAcaagtgaagctgcaaaatgagATTTTTAAGCCTAAACAaggtggcctaatggttagcatgttggccacacggtcaggagatccaGGAGATCTAGATTCAACTCTCCGCTTGGGcacctgtgtggagtttgcatgttctcccggtgggttttctccgggtactcgggtttctaaaaacgtgcatgttaggttcattggagactaaatagtccataggtatgaatgtgagtgtgtttgtctatatgtgccctgccattggctggccaacagtacagggtgtaccccgccatgATGCACGGATGGATAAAAAGCCTACGGTATCCGATAATAGTAGCACCATCCTGCCAGGAGAAGAAGCATTTCAACATTAATGAACACACAGAGCGTCTGGTGGCCATGACAACAACACAGCTCTAGCGTGAAAATGTCGGCTGGACACAGACAGTCAGTAGTCAGGGTCAGCGGAGTGTGTCGGCTCAAGGAAACTTCTAGATAAAGACCTTTTCACAAAGTCCatgccgcacacacacacactaacatcaGGAATGTGGCAAGAGTtccaaagaataaagttgaatgtACTGTGTGCTGGTCATGTGACCCAGGTCAAACTGCTAACATTGTGTGCTGGTCATGTGACCCAAGTCAAACTGCTAACATTGACTTTTTACACACATAGAAAGGCTGGTTACCATGGTGACCGTTGGCGTGACCGAGATGGTGACCAAAGTTGACCTTTGTGTCTGCTGTAACTGTGCGTCATTAGGTGGGCGCCCAATAAGGGACGCCGTCACTCAACACCTTGCACGCCACCCGGTAATGGAATATTGTTCATTTGCTACTCCCCACACAGAGGACATCCAGATCCCTCCTGACGACAAACACAGGCAGGAAGAACGGCCAGTGATGGCTGCTTCCTGTTTGGCCAGGTCAACAGGAATGTGATGTGTCTTTTGCTACATTGCCATCAGCGCATGGCAACACAAACCGCTTCCTCTGTGTACTTCATGTTTCAGTCTTTGTGGACCGTTCGTGTAGCGTTGTGCTGGTAGACAGAGGAGGGGGCGGAGTAAGCTGACTAATGCATACACAACATGTAACTGTATTCACACAGGCACACGTGTACAGTAACACCCACTGTGTGTGTCTTAGACCGTTTCCTTGGCAACCAGCCGGATGGCCAGAGGGTGATCTTGTCCTAACGTGTGTTGACTGGTTTGCACCTTTCCCACCCATCTCTTCTTTCCCCTGCTTTCAGCACATCGCCATCAATTCATTCTCTCCTCaccacatcacttcctgtcccgccTCCTCCCTTCCTGCAAACAGTAAACACATCGCTCCTCTCCTCTTAaacacttaaaggaaaagtgtacTTTAGtttaattttgtccatcatccgcAGTCCTTATGtgcgacatgaacacacgtctgtcttttctgtgccttctgaaGATATACAAACATATAAAAGATATGCAGTAAAAggaagctaagaatgcatgcaatgggacacacctttgtagctgtttttgtatgttaggaaggcacagaaaagagaaagaagggTTGTGCATGATGggcagcatttttaaaaagtgcacttttgcgtcaagaaaaacatttttctcaatGAAAACACTCACACTAGCGTTTAGGGAAACTTTCCCCAACCTCCAGTAAGAAGTGTGACTTGTGTCTGTGGCCCAGGTCCTGGGAAGAGAGCTGCTTCTACAGCTGGTGGATGAGCTGGTGCGCGGTTACCGTGGCAACGAGACTTGGTCAGTGCAGCTGTTGGAGAGCACCCGCATCCACATCCTGCCCACCATGAATCCTGATGGCTTTGATGACGCAGACACACACTGTCAGATGAGCCAGGGCaggtacatgcacacacacacacacacatacggttGCGTGTTATGGCCTGCTgtgtgctgccctctgctgctcACTGGCCATTGCTGCAGCTTTCACAACACGACTCCGGATGGCAAAACAACTGATTACACACATTGCCTGACcaacacacgtgtgtgtgtgtgtaacgtaCAGCAGTAttcatgcatgtgcgtgtgtgtgtgaggggcaGCTGCGTGGAAGAAACAAGTAAGGCTTGTTTGGCTGATTTTACGTTCTCACATCTTGTGACGCTTGGTCAGGTTCAACCGTAACGGCGTCGACCTGAACAGGAACTTCCCTGACGCCTTCACTGCCCTGCGGCAGGGTCAGCCGGTGGATGTGGGGAGGAGAGAGGCAGAGGTGAGTGATGACATCCCAACTGCTGGCGCACACTGATGCGTGTGTCCTCGCAGGTCCAAGCTGTAATTGGCTGGTTGAAGACAGAGACGTTTGTCCTCTCTGCAAACCTTCACGGCGGCGCGCTGGTGGCCAGCTACCCTTACGACAACAGCAATGGCGGTAAACACACGTGGCCACTGCTGGTGTCACATGACCGCCCTGGCAGAGTTGTGACGTGTCCACGCTGTGTACAGGCAGCGAGCTGGTGGGTCGAGCTAGCCTCACACCTGACAATGACGTGTTTGTCCACCTGGCCAAGGTGTACTCCCACAACCACGCCTCCATGCACCAGGGATGGAGCTGCGGCGAACCCGTGTCCTTTGCCGACGGCATCACCAACGGCTACCGGTGGTACCCTCTATCAGGTGAGCTTGGCGTACATGAAAGTCCTTCAGGAAGTAGCCCCGCACCCTGATGTTGAGCTGTTGACATTCCCAGGTGGGATGCAGGACTACAACTACGTGTGGGCACAGTGTTTGGAGCTGACTCTGGAAGTGTCGTGCTGCAAGTTCCCGCCAGCTAGACAACTTCCTGCTCTGTGGATGGACAACAGGAAGAGCCTGCTGGCCTTCATCCAGCAGGTCCACCTGGGTCAGTAGCTGAGCTCAGCTATCAGACGCTACAACCCCCTGCTGAGTTTCATGAAATGTGCTTCTAGGGGTCAAAGGGCGTGTGTTTGATGGCTCTGGAGTGCCGGTGCAGAATGCTGTGGTGGAGGTGAAAGGTCGCCCTAACATGTGCCCCTTCAAGACGGACCAAAATGGCGAATACTACCGACTGTTGTTACCAGGAAACCACACGTTCAGGGTAA contains:
- the cpm gene encoding carboxypeptidase M encodes the protein MLPLILILILTSSSMMLEYRYHSNSEMEHYLHQINASNPDIAHLYTIGRSVAGQQLWVLALGLSPGHHTVGIPEFKYVANMHGNEVLGRELLLQLVDELVRGYRGNETWSVQLLESTRIHILPTMNPDGFDDADTHCQMSQGRFNRNGVDLNRNFPDAFTALRQGQPVDVGRREAEVQAVIGWLKTETFVLSANLHGGALVASYPYDNSNGGSELVGRASLTPDNDVFVHLAKVYSHNHASMHQGWSCGEPVSFADGITNGYRWYPLSGGMQDYNYVWAQCLELTLEVSCCKFPPARQLPALWMDNRKSLLAFIQQVHLGVKGRVFDGSGVPVQNAVVEVKGRPNMCPFKTDQNGEYYRLLLPGNHTFRVTYPGHQVLTETLDVPYGPSHYSALKHDFLLRRITVTTGRPHTPSSPPSKSLQVEAAGATNTPTWTRMVAGLGLALALNSLIS